One genomic region from Onychostoma macrolepis isolate SWU-2019 chromosome 23, ASM1243209v1, whole genome shotgun sequence encodes:
- the si:dkey-78k11.9 gene encoding P2Y purinoceptor 1 isoform X1, producing MESNSSCKSVNFDFTHTFLPAVYVTVFILGVIGNCLGLKSMYYNWRKIGNVNIFVLNLCLADILYLLTLPYLVVYYASSSKWIFGAVFCKILRLCFCINLYGSIGFLTCISVYRYLGIVHTLRVNGRITARHSVAIALLVWVLVFLQCLPDMFFDKTNTNVTSCFDTTSDKYIGEYLNYSIGRTVVGFGIPLLIMICCYGHVAFTLMTKKGIDVILKLRCLSDELLMRCFVKCRRARQSAAVSLVADCP from the exons ATGGAGTCCAATTCTTCCTGTAAatctgtcaattttgatttcacgcACACCTTTTTGCCCGCAGTCTATGTGACTGTTTTCATTCTTGGAGTTATTGGCAACTGTTTGGGGCTGAAATCTATGTATTATAACTGGAGGAAAATTGGTAATGTTAATATCTTTGTGCTCAACCTTTGCCTGGCGGACATTTTATATCTTTTAACCTTGCCATATTTGGTGGTTTACTACGCTTCCAGCAGCAAATGGATATTTGGAGCTGTTTTCTGCAAGATTTTAAGATTGTGTTTCTGCATCAACCTGTACGGCAGCATTGGTTTCCTCACATGCATCAGCGTTTACAGGTACCTCGGCATCGTTCACACTTTGAGGGTTAACGGCAGAATTACAGCGAGACACTCTGTAGCGATTGCTTTGCTGGTGTGGGTTTTGGTTTTTCTTCAGTGCCTGCCTGATATGTTCTTTGACAAAACCAACACCAACGTAACATCATGTTTTGACACAACTTCAGACAAGTACATTGGGGAATACCTGAACTACAGCATCGGAAGGACGGTTGTTGGATTCGGGATCCCTTTGTTAATAATGATATGCTGCTACGGACATGTGGCGTTTACTCTGATGACAAAGAAAGGCATCGATGTGATCTTGAAGCTGAGGTGTCTCAG TGATGAATTGCTGATGAGGTGTTTCGTAAAGTGCAGACGAGCCCGCCAATCTGCTGCCGTCTCTCTTGTGGCAGACTGTCCCTGA
- the si:dkey-78k11.9 gene encoding P2Y purinoceptor 1 isoform X2 — protein sequence MESNSSCKSVNFDFTHTFLPAVYVTVFILGVIGNCLGLKSMYYNWRKIGNVNIFVLNLCLADILYLLTLPYLVVYYASSSKWIFGAVFCKILRLCFCINLYGSIGFLTCISVYRYLGIVHTLRVNGRITARHSVAIALLVWVLVFLQCLPDMFFDKTNTNVTSCFDTTSDKYIGEYLNYSIGRTVVGFGIPLLIMICCYGHVAFTLMTKKGIDVILKLRCLSQVT from the coding sequence ATGGAGTCCAATTCTTCCTGTAAatctgtcaattttgatttcacgcACACCTTTTTGCCCGCAGTCTATGTGACTGTTTTCATTCTTGGAGTTATTGGCAACTGTTTGGGGCTGAAATCTATGTATTATAACTGGAGGAAAATTGGTAATGTTAATATCTTTGTGCTCAACCTTTGCCTGGCGGACATTTTATATCTTTTAACCTTGCCATATTTGGTGGTTTACTACGCTTCCAGCAGCAAATGGATATTTGGAGCTGTTTTCTGCAAGATTTTAAGATTGTGTTTCTGCATCAACCTGTACGGCAGCATTGGTTTCCTCACATGCATCAGCGTTTACAGGTACCTCGGCATCGTTCACACTTTGAGGGTTAACGGCAGAATTACAGCGAGACACTCTGTAGCGATTGCTTTGCTGGTGTGGGTTTTGGTTTTTCTTCAGTGCCTGCCTGATATGTTCTTTGACAAAACCAACACCAACGTAACATCATGTTTTGACACAACTTCAGACAAGTACATTGGGGAATACCTGAACTACAGCATCGGAAGGACGGTTGTTGGATTCGGGATCCCTTTGTTAATAATGATATGCTGCTACGGACATGTGGCGTTTACTCTGATGACAAAGAAAGGCATCGATGTGATCTTGAAGCTGAGGTGTCTCAG
- the ccn5 gene encoding WNT1-inducible-signaling pathway protein 2, with translation MMEKLQRDRKSLMAWTLLLYLGSQVCCQQCGGPCQCQSSVPACPEGVPLILDGCQCCQVCARQQGEACSELYPCDSQHSLQCDYSASFPGEPGECVSQKELGCEHNGVSYQEGQVFQPSCALQCHCSGGGVTCVPRCSEDVLLPTPDCPHPRRVQQPGKCCKEWVCENMDNTVLQDAHIASGSDQTMPADSAYQTRPGSNCIDQSSEWSACSHTCGPGISTRVSNQNPTCRLEMQKRLCMIRPCQPVLQRNPQWSRRKCQPSYRSATPVRHFYQGCYSMQFYRPRYCGSCKDNRCCTPYHTGTAPVTFRCPGGRLLKHAVMTINSCICHYNCPYSSGRAYRGTPFWG, from the exons ATGATGGAAAAGCTACAGAGAGACAGGAAAAGCCTAATGGCATGGACACTGCTGCTTTACCTGGGCTCACAG GTGTGCTGTCAGCAGTGTGGTGGCCCTTGTCAGTGCCAAAGCTCTGTACCAGCCTGCCCAGAAGGCGTTCCTCTCATTCTCGATGGGTGCCAGTGCTGTCAGGTGTGTGCAAGGCAGCAGGGTGAGGCCTGCAGTGAGCTGTATCCATGTGACAGTCAGCACAGCCTGCAATGCGACTATAGTGCCAGCTTCCCTGGAGAGCCAGGAGAGTGTGTCA GTCAGAAAGAGCTGGGCTGTGAGCATAATGGAGTCTCCTATCAGGAAGGCCAGGTATTTCAGCCCTCTTGTGCTCTTCAGTGTCACTGTTCGGGTGGAGGGGTGACCTGTGTGCCCCGGTGCAGTGAGGATGTTCTCCTGCCCACCCCAGACTGCCCTCATCCTCGAAGGGTTCAACAACCAGGAAAATGCTGTAAAGAGTGGGTGTGTGAAAATATGGACAACACAGTGCTTCAGGACGCACACATAG CTTCAGGAAGTGATCAGACAATGCCTGCAGACTCTGCATACCAAACCAGACCCGGTTCAAACTGCATAGACCAGAGCTCAGAGTGGAGCGCTTGCTCACACACCTGCGGGCCTGGAATATCCACACGGGTGTCCAATCAAAACCCGACCTGTCGCCTGGAGATGCAGAAGCGCTTGTGTATGATCCGACCCTGTCAGCCTGTTCTCCAGAGAAACCCACAG TGGTCTAGGAGGAAATGTCAACCCAGCTACAGGTCAGCAACCCCGGTGCGGCATTTCTACCAGGGCTGTTATAGTATGCAGTTCTACAGGCCCCGTTATTGCGGCTCATGTAAAGACAACCGTTGTTGCACTCCTTACCACACTGGCACAGCGCCGGTCACTTTCCGCTGCCCTGGAGGAAGACTGCTCAAACATGCTGTCATGACCATCAACTCCTGCATCTGCCATTACAACTGCCCCTATTCGTCTGGAAGGGCGTATAGAGGGACACCCTTCTGGGGTTAG